The genomic interval CCAAACGCCTCCACGCTCCCTACATCCGCGTGCTCCGAAGGGCATAGAAACAACCGCGTTCTATGGTTGACTTCGCGCATGCGTATTAAATAGTAGGTCGTTTTGGAACGCGCCCCTTGTTTTTTAAAGAGCGACGCCGAAGCAGCCACAGTTTTCTTCAGTCCCAGAGCTGAGAGACAGTCAGGCCGCCGTGAACCCCTCCGAGGCCGGATGGTCAAATCCAACCTCCAGCGGATACTCAACAGTCATTGTTTCGCCcgtgaaaaagaaggaaagccTCAGTGTCAAACCAAAATGGATGCTTTAAATTGTAATAATATTTCTGACATGATTAGCAAGTAAGTAAAAAAAGGAGGAAGCGGCGGTGGGGGAAGGGTGACTAGCCTGCACTACTAATGCTGATATTCTTTCAAGGAAATTTTTGTACTTGTGGACACTATCTTCTGCGAGGGTTTTCTTTTATTAAGATATTTCTAAAATTTTCTCACGTTTTCAGCTGTCGAGTCTCAAAAGTGCTAGTCGGGAAGCTAAGATAACACCGTTTACATAACCTTGTTGTTATAGAGTAGTGACAAGGTTAAATATAACGCTTTTAATTTGGTTTAGCTTGTATTTAACAGGGCCGGTATATGACACTAAATATTAACAGCTGCTTTAATCACAGTAAAATGACGAAGTAGCTAGCCGGATTAGCAGGCTAGCATTAACGTCGCAGTATGATAAACTGTAGACTCGATGTTTAGCTAACTAGCTGGATTTTCTCCATCTCCTTATCAACTATTTAACTAACTCAAACATGCAGTAATATAACTTCTTACACATTAACAAGATTGTTAGTTTCGTCAAATGtccgtttattttatttattattgtctgGTTGTTGCTGGGAAGCTAGCATGGTTAGCTTAGCCATCTAGGCCTCGTTTCTTGACAGTTGCGTCACAGGTTCCTCATGGTGACGTGACGTCATGTGACTGCTGTTATTCGCGACATTGTATTCCCCTTCCGATattatttgtctatttatttatactccTAAACAcagaatataatatatttaaaacttaaataaaaaaataaacacggaTTTCATAATCTGTATCTCCCCGCATATTTTGCCTGGTTAAAGTATAATTAGAATCCGTGTTGTATTATCATGTTGAAATAAATTGTAATGTCTAAAATCTTTATTTTAGATTAAATACATCATATTTACagttaaaatatatgaaaatgtaaGGCCAATCTGGCAAACGTGTATCTAATCGCAAAATACAACTAATGTCTGCCctaaaagttaaaataaatgttagtcCCTTTGTGAAGTCTGAACCAGAGCACCTtcatatgtaatataatatagtataaaaaagtattttcagTATGGAGTGTACATTGTATTGAGGAATGAGTAATGGTGCTCTCGCATACAGTGAGTCTGTTTGCATAGATCTGTGGTGTGATGTTCTCTCTTCAGGAAGGTGAGATCACGGCAGTCACACTCGGGCCTGAGCGACAAGATTATTCTCTCTAACTGCAgtgagaaaataatttcacactGACTACACTCGATTACAGGAAGTGAAATAAACAAGCAGTGTGTTGGGTTACaggggtgtgttttttttttgtagatatgAGCTACTGAACTGAAACTGAGCCAAAGCTGCAGAAATGCCGTGTGTTCTGGCTGTTTGGACCAATGAaccaaaagagagaaataaacactGGATTCGATACACCAAATGTTTTAtaacaaattatttatataactatataatcacttaatttaatgtgttttgcgGACGGttaatttgtttcttttaatgttattaatttttttcccttcccctATGCACACCTATGGTTCATCACCATATTTCGTGTGGAGCGTGCATGTTGGTGTGATGGCTctctaaattaaataaaaaccccagTCGTGTGATGCGTGTTCAGATTAGAGTGACTGTGTCTTCAGGCACTTGATGTTGTATATGAAcagtttattaatgaattaatgggCACTTTTGTACATAACATACATGTGAACCATGCTAATGGCCCCGTTTTCACGACTCCAGAATGCCATGTAATGAATTATAAATTTCCCTAATGAAATGTCCAGACCCTCCATAGTGTTTCCAACCTAAAATCTGTTGCTGTTGTAGCAAAAATGAAGGAAGGTTGATGTGTGGTGGTGCTGACCCGCTAATGTCTTTATGATCATACTATTATAGTAATACTGTGACGTGCATCACCTCACATTTTATGTTGAAGTTAAAACATTTTGGTATGAATTAGAGACCTAAATTTGTTCCTGAATCCTCTCAGGTGAAGGTTTGAAACTGTTAGCAGGTGAGGTAATGTTAGGGAGTGGTGACCGGATGGTTTATGCTTTTATAGCCCACAGTCCTTGGCCTTGAGCTTGTTATAATTTGTTAGCGGACATAGATGTGATCCAAGAATTGTTTATCTTAAACAGTTTGTAGTTTAATCAAGAGTATGATTAAGTCTTTCACCTGTTCAGTTCTGTGTAGAAACTTGGCGGAGTGCAGTGAACATCTGTGAGAGTGTAACTAGTACTTTCCAAAAAACGGGGGGGGAACGCATGGTCCTGGTTGATCAATCCAGTTTCTCACCATAGCAGCTGGtagccaataaaatgtgattaaacaaactGAGATGCACTTGGAGTCTGGGGCTGTTAAATATGGAGGAATCATCATGACTCCGTTTAacttttatgaacataattatAGTGCTGCACCTCAGGTCAGGGCCTCTTCTAATGCTTGATATCTCGGCATGTTTATTCTGGATTAaagacatcacttcctgtttccgtAAAGCTGTTCTCATTGGTGTTCTCATTTTAATCATAAATGATCTGTCGCATCTTGTTAATATGGGATTCAGATTTAGTATTAAAGTACCTAGCCCTGTTTGTGTCCAAGCCAGAAACTGAGTGAGTGTAATAAATATTAGATTAAAAAGTTGGCCCTTTTAGTAAAAAGAGCAGGTACCACTATGCTAGCCAGCTTGTGTTTAAAAGCCAGGTTTATGACACTTGCTTAGTTGACTAAGTTCGGTGAGCAAattctaattctctctctctgtctgtgtttttctgtagTCTGTCTCTGAGCTGTAGTAGTACTCCTGGTCCCGGGCCTCTGTGGTGTTCCTGATGCCCCTCTCCCACCCCTGAAGATCCCAGGTGGGCGAGGGAATGGCACACGGGATCATTCTCCCTCAGCTCGGCCACTCTACACGGTGAGAAACAGACTCTGACCGACTCGAACGACAACAGATCAGCATGTGGTGCCTCCAGTGAATCATTTTAACTGGTCCACATGGGCACTCGTTACACAATCACAGCTAACACGCCATGTGTCAGAATGTGCATCATACACTTCACACCCAGCCTGGCCTTGGAGTTTTAGTGTTCATGCACACAATCGTATCttaaaaatgcttttatatttattctattatttattcattttatttttttaaagagttttcATTAAGTTCTTTTTGCTATTTACCGATGGTTAGTTATGATTTCTTCATCTAGGTAATGTTCTTACTAGAACTGCAGCTATTTAATTCTCTAACTCTAGTGAACTAACTCTTTTAATGAGCTGCCTAGTAAAGTAATGAAATACCTTTTTCTCTCCCCAGGACAGGAAGTTAAGTGTGATCGAACGTCCTGCTGGTGGTGGTCGCCCGGCGACGCTGCACTTCCTCAGCCGGCCCACTGTCTCTCGTGTGATTAGTTGGGAGGCGGTTGTTCGCGGTGACGCCCTTTACATCGAGATTCCTCGCGAGCCACTTCCAGAGGGCAGCAAGGAGAGGTCAGGGGTCACCTAGAGGTCGTGGGGGGGGGTTCAGCTAAAAGTGACATTAAAGAAATATTAGTGAAATTAACGTTGaaatataaattgcattttttttttttttaaagtgttttaactaaatatttttgcttttccCTCCCCCAGCTTTGCATCTCTGCTGGAGTTTGCTGAAGAACATTTAAAGGTCACCAGTGTGTACGTTTGCTTTTACAAGAACAGAGACGATCGTGGTATGTTCCAGCTTATCATTGCTATCGTTAGTTTATGAAGTCGTGGTGTAATTGATCTTGGGGAATCTCACCTTTTGTGTTATTGATGGAAAGAGGGTGGGTGTATCAGGGGACAGTTATCTTAGGATTATCTCTACATCTTTATCCTAAGATTTATAAATGCGCATGCATATAATTTCTCACTGATTTTATTCAGTGAGATTAAGTCACATGTCAAAATGTcatgttgccatgacaaccacCACCCATCCTAACATTAGTTTAAAATTGCTATCTTGGTGTAGAGACAGGTACTGGATAGACCATTCTCTAATCTTGGATGTGATTGGTTCCAATCTATGCAGTGGATGTGGTTGTGAGCAATGTTTTTAgtgactgaaatgaaatgaagtgcacttttaaagctgtttttgttttttttctttcccttctgtATAGCTAAGTTGGTGCGTACGTTTAGTTTCCTGGGCTTTGAGATTGTGAGTCCGGGCCGTTCCCCTGTCCCTCCTCGACCTGACGTCTTCTTTATGGCTTACAACTTCGATAGAGACTCATCCGATGAAGATTAGACTCCTCCTTCCCAACCCTTGTACCCATCaaatcttttcatttcatttccccAGTCCTTCCCTTGTTCACATCTCTGCTTTTGTTATTGTAATGGAACCAATTCGTTGATGTAATGCAGGCTGACATTAttcctttctctccttcattTATCATTCCTCCATCTTgagccttttttatttttgttctataTTATAAtcctgttgtataagaggaaatCATTAGTATGTTGTAATTCTCACAGCTATAAAAAtctatttgctttattttgaaTGTACATCAAAAAGGTTCAGTTTACACTGTGTTTAGGTACTATTCAACGCTGTTTTGATTGGCTTTGAGGTTTAAAATGAGCTTAAAAATATTGGAAGTTTGCAGAGAAAGTGTTATGATTTCTAATTTCTGATGCTCGGTGCGTCATGTCCGAGTGGAACTAGGAAACGAGCTATGTAGGGCATAAAGTTGTAAGTTCTGAAGCATCTACCAATCGAGTGACGATCCTGTTGGGTGACAATTGGTACGATGCCAAAGTGGCTTTACTACCTGCTGTTTGactgtgtttttgtgcatcATATAACTTGCATTATGACTGAATTCTCCACCCCTGTCTTGGTTTGGCTCTGTTGATGTTCCCAGCTTTAGTGTTGTGCTtatgtgagaaataaaatggatttaaaaaaaagaaataaatgcagTGGATGCGTCTTATTGTATGCAGTAACATCTAACAGTCTGTAAACCCTCATCACAACACTAAATCAACATTTTGGGTGTGTCCCTCACCATCCTGGACTGTCTAGTGCAGGGTTTCCCAACTGGGGTTCATGAACACCCTGTGGCTGCTAAATGTGGAAATAGTCACATTAATGTTGAAGttataattttaatatatatagaaCAAACTGAACACATACTTAAATCATTACTTGTTAAATAAATTTTGCCacttattgcaaaaaaaaaaaaaatgttcacctGTTTAATGTCTCGAGATACTTAAGGCAAATAATTTCTGTTGAAGGGGTTCAGAGGGTCTAGTCTTGTAGATGAAGTTTGTCACTATTGTAGGCTATATATAACAATTGGGTGGTTTCCCAAATTTTCCCTCTGGGATCAATGAAGTACGTGTGTCTACTGTACTACCCAAATAGCACTAAAAGTAGACCATATGTGAACTGGGTCTCAAACCTTGAATATTTTTACTCTTCTCTGGTGCATGAAGTATCATATGCCTCTCATAACCTGTGTTAATGACCATCTATTCGGCTAGATTGCTTaattagttatcaaacactaaTGCAACATTTTACTATATCTCATTAAAAAGGAGTAGCCCTAAAATGCATGAGGGGAAACATTGCAGCTTAATTATGATGTCTTGGAATGGTATTCATCTATTGCAGCAAAGAAATTACATTCTTGGCAAGCCAACAAGTATCCTAAGCAGCACTAAGATTGCCAGAACTGTCATCTGTTTAATATGGATATTATACAATCTCAAGTGTAGCACATTAATACAGGTAATCACATAtctgttattttaaatgtttttattgaagctttgtgtttttggttaGGTCTTGTAtttggataaaaacgtctgcaGAAAATGCAGGATGAACCTTCTCAAATGCAGGGCACCTGCATAGCTTTTTCACACCTTCACAACTAaccaaatgaaatattttccacaAGATGGAGCTCTTGCCACCCCTTCTCATCCCCACCAATGTAATTCCTCCACAGCCTCCACAGAAAATCTTCTGAGGATGATCAGgctcttctcttctccctttTCCTCCATCTTCCCTCTTACACTTGTTTTTGCTTTCTCTCTGAGTTTCTGTTATTGACACAAAATGAATTTATCACTGTGGCATGGCTGAAGAGTCTATAATAgtactaaataattttttattgctttaagTCTCAACACCAGCCGAATCTATACAACGTGCACGTTAGAGTCATACTgtgtttataacacattatgttaataaataattttaacatGGATTGTTCACTATGATTTGCTTCATTTTATTACCAAATACCAGTTTTACCAGATGTTTAATATGACAGCCATCCAGGTATGAGGGAAGGATAAGCCATATTTGTGTAGGATCAAGgtcatttttgtgcattttaatgATCAACACTTCTTCTGTGCTGAAATTTAATTTTGGtggaagaacatgcaagcaAGTACACCAAAACGCAGATTATAAAACACTGATCTCACCACTCAACAACCAAATGTCTTTTCTGTAGACAATGAGGAAAAATGTTATCTTGAACGTATTCCTACATTATACTACAACATTTAATCGACAAATGAGTTTCTATGGGTATTTATCTCTGTCAAAACCAAACTCCAATAAATAAgcataaattttttatttttttttggtaaactaGAAACTTATACAAACCTCACATTATTTACTCAGCAGACAACACGTTTCATAACCTATTTGGAGCCATGGTTTTAgcaataaaaactttatttaaaaaataattaatacaatCTTTTACTGATAAAAGCAAACCTTATAAAGAGAgcatcatattatatatatatatatatatatatatatatatatatatatatatatatatatatatataaacacgtTTGTCGTGCATAATCATATATCAAAATCCTTCTTATGAACACGATTTTCTGATTGTGTCTCATTTTAttctatatttctatttatttaactagtttttggtttatttattcgTTAGACTGGAACCATATTTGCTGCTTCCATACAAACATTttatctgagaaaaaaaaattatatcacaTTTTTTATGCGTATGGGTGGAGATACAGTTTTCGAGCAcggtttttaaaatgttttttttattattttggatttgtagattaagaatttatttaacattaaaacgAATTAAAAACCCTATCTAGGTTAGCAACAGGCTAATTTACAAATTACCTCAGAGGTGCGCGTGGCGTCTTTAAAAAGGCGCGAATTTGTAACGTCGCGTGCGTGTTTTTCTCCCCCACGTGACTGCTTTAAGTGAGTAACGCCTCCtaaagctgagagagagagaaagagagcgagagaaagagagcgagagtgtgtgtgtgtgtgtgtttgagtgagtgagtgagtgagtgtatggaGACGTGAACACTTTCTCTCAGAGCCCCCCTTATTCCCCTCCCTACGACCCCCCGAAACCGGATTAAaccgatttattttttttccgttAAACGTGACCGTTATTCGGGGCTAAACCGAGCCGCGATGTGGATTCAGGTCCGCACTATAGACGGGACGGAGACCCGCACGGTGGAGGATCTGTCCCGGCTCACCAAGATCGAGTCCCTGCGTCTCAAAATACAGGAGATCTTCAATGTGGACCCTGAGAGACAGCGCTTATTCTACAGGGGCAAACAGGTCCGAAATGTCTGTTTTAATGGTTTCAGACTCTCAGTGTTTATCTCTCGGTGTTTGTCTGGTTATTTTGGGGGGTATAGCTATGCTGCTAGTTAGCCAGGCTGCTAAGTTAGACGGCTAGCTGGCTGGCTAACGCTTCTGGAGCTTCCTGTTTGGCTGGGAATCTCAGCCTGCAGTTTGTTGCGCAAGAATCGCTGCCATAAACCTCTCGAAATGGAGTGAAATGAATTTGAATGATCAGTTAGTGAAATATCAGGACCGGACAGACTGAACTGACGCCTGCAGTGTTATATAAGTCTGACTGAACCCGGATAAACACTGCGTGTCAAGTCAACACTCGGTTGTTTATGTAGTTACTTGAATATTTGGATAATCTGGTGTATTCTTTTAGCTTGTTCTTCATTTTAGATATCTCATCACTGCCAATAAATATACATCTCACTCTatatatttctctgtaaaccAATTCAGCGTCCCAACCTGCATACTAAACACTGACCAAACAGTCGTGTAATATAACTGTACTGACATACTATTTAGGACGAGAGTATTATGGTTTGGGACGTAGCCATGGTTACCTGAAGACACGCGACCATTAAATAGCGTAAAGGAAACTCGTGATCCGTACTAATTAGCCACATGCAGTATTTAGTATTGCGTAGTGTACTTTTACAGTCTTCATATGTTGATTTGGGACGGAGCCTCTGTCTCATTTCCGCTtattacgtttttttttattatgcacATCGCGACACCCGAGCAGCTGttggtgttgtttgtttgtttgtgttttttcctcGCTGCACGTGCgcggtatgtgtgtgtgtgtgtgcgcgcgcgcgcgcgcaaatgagtgttttgttttgacgtGGTGCTGGAGCGTCACGacgtgaaagaaaaaaaagtgacttgAGAGATGAGTAAATAtgcagagaggggggggggaaca from Ictalurus furcatus strain D&B chromosome 18, Billie_1.0, whole genome shotgun sequence carries:
- the oaz1b gene encoding LOW QUALITY PROTEIN: ornithine decarboxylase antizyme 1b (The sequence of the model RefSeq protein was modified relative to this genomic sequence to represent the inferred CDS: deleted 1 base in 1 codon), producing MVKSNLQRILNSHCFAREKEGKPQCQTKMDALNCNNISDMISNLSLSCSSTPGPGPLWCSDAPLPPLKIPGGRGNGTRDHSPSARPLYTDRKLSVIERPAGGGRPATLHFLSRPTVSRVISWEAVVRGDALYIEIPREPLPEGSKESFASLLEFAEEHLKVTSVYVCFYKNRDDRAKLVRTFSFLGFEIVSPGRSPVPPRPDVFFMAYNFDRDSSDED